Proteins encoded in a region of the Haloarchaeobius salinus genome:
- a CDS encoding S8 family serine peptidase, protein MTGDNTQSWARRTFLKATGAAASAAALAGITSATPGRDPQPRENELIVGVSGAASMASTEASVQEELPGPASVTHRNENLSYFTVELPDQAAAQAESAIAEAIRRKTGVRYVEENKTVHAFATPNDSLFDQQYAPQQVRAPSAWDTTQGSSDVTVAVVDQGVKYDHPDLQARFGSDKGQDFVDSDGDPYPDSMADEYHGTHVAGIAAATTDNSTGISGISDSTLLSGRALSEEGSGSTTDIADAVEWAADQGADIINMSLGGGGYTDTMKNAVSYAVSNGSLPICAAGNDGSGSVSYPAAYDECVAVSAVDSNENLADFSQYGPNLDVAAPGVDILSTWTENVSQFGGQYNKISGTSMACPAAAGVAALGKAVDSTLSPTELRSRLKNTAVDIGLSEEEQGAGRVDALNIVEAGGGGGGGDDPPENEAPTVSIDASSATVEVGQEVTFDGSGSSDSDGSISAYEWSFGDGASATGQTVTHTYSEAGDYSASLTVTDDDGASTTDSVSITVESDGGGGSCGDESSTGSADGYLYGYYDSTSYTYTNSLADPCQVTVSLTGPSSADFDLYVTTDGRTPSTYDYDKRSISMGSDEQVIIDSPSAGQDIGILVDSYSGSGSFTVNVEELGQ, encoded by the coding sequence ATGACAGGCGATAACACGCAATCGTGGGCACGACGAACCTTCCTGAAAGCGACTGGCGCGGCGGCTTCGGCCGCTGCACTCGCGGGCATCACCTCTGCGACCCCAGGACGGGACCCGCAGCCGCGTGAGAACGAACTCATCGTGGGCGTCTCGGGTGCGGCGAGCATGGCCAGCACCGAGGCGAGCGTCCAGGAGGAACTCCCCGGACCGGCGAGCGTGACGCACCGTAACGAGAACCTCAGCTACTTCACGGTGGAGCTACCGGACCAGGCCGCCGCACAGGCCGAGTCCGCCATCGCGGAGGCGATCCGGCGGAAGACCGGCGTCCGGTACGTCGAGGAGAACAAGACCGTGCACGCGTTCGCGACGCCGAACGACTCGCTGTTCGACCAGCAGTACGCACCGCAGCAGGTGCGTGCGCCGTCGGCGTGGGACACCACGCAGGGCAGCTCCGACGTGACCGTGGCGGTGGTCGACCAGGGCGTGAAGTACGACCACCCCGACCTGCAGGCGCGCTTCGGCTCCGACAAGGGACAGGACTTCGTCGACAGCGACGGCGACCCGTACCCGGACTCGATGGCGGACGAGTACCACGGCACCCACGTCGCCGGCATCGCGGCGGCGACCACGGACAACAGCACCGGCATCTCGGGTATCTCGGACTCGACGCTGCTGTCGGGCCGCGCGCTCTCCGAGGAGGGTAGCGGCTCCACGACTGACATCGCCGACGCGGTCGAGTGGGCCGCGGATCAGGGCGCGGACATCATCAACATGAGCCTCGGTGGCGGCGGCTACACGGATACCATGAAGAACGCCGTGAGCTACGCCGTCAGCAACGGCTCGCTCCCCATCTGTGCGGCGGGGAACGACGGCTCCGGCTCCGTCTCCTACCCGGCGGCGTACGACGAGTGTGTGGCCGTGAGCGCGGTCGACAGCAACGAGAACCTCGCGGATTTCTCGCAGTACGGTCCGAACCTCGACGTCGCCGCACCCGGCGTCGACATCCTGTCGACGTGGACGGAGAACGTCTCCCAGTTCGGTGGCCAGTACAACAAGATCTCCGGCACGTCGATGGCGTGCCCGGCGGCGGCCGGCGTCGCCGCGCTGGGCAAGGCGGTCGACTCCACCCTCTCACCGACCGAGCTGCGCAGCCGACTGAAGAACACGGCCGTCGACATCGGCCTCTCCGAGGAGGAGCAGGGCGCGGGTCGCGTCGACGCGCTCAACATCGTCGAGGCCGGCGGTGGCGGTGGCGGTGGCGACGACCCGCCGGAGAACGAGGCTCCGACGGTGTCCATCGACGCCTCCTCGGCGACCGTCGAGGTCGGTCAGGAGGTCACCTTCGACGGCTCCGGCTCCAGCGACTCCGACGGCTCCATCAGCGCCTACGAGTGGAGCTTCGGCGATGGTGCCTCGGCCACCGGCCAGACCGTCACCCACACGTACAGCGAGGCGGGCGACTACAGCGCCAGCCTGACCGTCACCGACGACGACGGCGCGAGCACGACCGACTCCGTCTCGATCACGGTCGAGTCCGATGGCGGTGGCGGCAGCTGCGGTGACGAGTCCTCGACGGGCTCGGCGGACGGCTACCTGTACGGCTACTACGACTCGACGTCGTACACCTACACGAACAGCCTCGCGGACCCGTGCCAGGTCACCGTCTCCCTGACCGGCCCGAGCAGCGCCGACTTCGACCTGTACGTGACGACGGACGGGCGCACGCCCAGCACGTACGACTACGACAAGCGTTCCATCTCGATGGGCAGCGACGAGCAGGTCATCATCGACAGCCCGAGCGCGGGACAGGACATCGGCATCCTCGTCGACTCCTACTCCGGCTCCGGCAGCTTCACGGTCAACGTCGAGGAGCTCGGCCAGTAA
- a CDS encoding NYN domain-containing protein encodes MDERFRRLLPGTEPHPRARVGLFVDGPNVLRDEFDVDLDDVRTAATDVGDLTVNRLYLDEHATPGLIQAAEARGFEVVITSGDVDVKLAVDATETVVTEAIDTLAIASRDTDFKPVLEKAGRYGIRTLAIAPGEHGRSDALRNAANDDVVIEE; translated from the coding sequence ATGGACGAGCGATTCAGGCGGCTCCTGCCCGGCACGGAGCCGCACCCGCGGGCGCGCGTCGGACTGTTCGTCGACGGCCCGAACGTGCTCCGCGACGAGTTCGACGTGGACCTCGACGACGTCCGGACGGCCGCGACCGACGTGGGCGACCTCACCGTGAACCGGCTGTACCTCGACGAGCACGCGACGCCCGGCCTCATCCAGGCCGCCGAGGCCCGCGGCTTCGAGGTCGTCATCACCAGCGGCGACGTGGACGTGAAGCTCGCGGTCGACGCGACCGAGACCGTCGTGACCGAGGCCATCGACACGCTGGCCATCGCCTCCCGGGACACCGACTTCAAGCCGGTGCTCGAGAAGGCGGGACGCTACGGCATCCGGACGCTGGCCATCGCCCCGGGCGAACACGGTCGCTCCGACGCGCTCCGGAACGCCGCGAACGACGACGTGGTCATCGAGGAGTAG
- a CDS encoding S8 family serine peptidase gives MTDDSSHDWGRRTFLKATGAVGAAAAFAGLSSATPSRQPGPRPDEILVGVTNTYSVTDVASTTANDERLPDGMAVTHENDDLSYMALSKPEVTTMSDDDILETLESLEHVRYAEFNETLHALAQPNDPRFGDQYAPQLVNAPAAWDTTLGSEEVTIAVIDQGVKYDHPDLAGQFGSNKGSDFVDDDGDPYPDSMSNEYHGTHVAGIAAATTDNGDGIAGMSNASILSGRALSEQGSGSTSDIADAVQWAADQGADIVNMSLGGGGYTDTMKNAVSYAADNGVTIVCASGNDSTGTISYPAAYDECIAVGAIDENENLASFSNYGEKQEVVAPGVNILSTWTDSPYNSISGTSMACPAAAGVAALGLAANPGWSNTELRNQLKNTAVDIGLPEEEQGSGRVDAANLVGSTDDPDPPENEAPTVSIDASSATVEVGQEVTFDGSGSSDPDGSISAYEWSFGDGTTATGQTVTHAYSEAGDYSASLTVTDDDGASTTDSVAITVESGDGGSCGDESSTGSADGYLYGYYDSDDYTWTNDLQNPCQVTVSLSGGDWSDFDLYVTTDGRTPSTYDYDRRSITPDSQEQITLDDVGAGQQIGILVDSYSGSGSYTVSVEELGQ, from the coding sequence ATGACAGACGACAGCAGTCACGATTGGGGACGACGTACCTTCCTGAAGGCGACCGGTGCCGTGGGGGCGGCAGCAGCGTTCGCGGGACTCTCGTCCGCGACACCGTCGCGACAGCCGGGCCCTCGCCCGGACGAGATCCTCGTTGGCGTCACGAACACGTACTCGGTGACCGACGTCGCGTCGACGACCGCGAACGACGAACGGCTCCCGGACGGGATGGCGGTCACGCACGAGAACGACGACCTCAGCTACATGGCGCTCTCGAAGCCCGAGGTCACGACGATGTCGGACGACGACATCCTCGAGACGCTCGAGTCGCTCGAGCACGTGCGCTACGCCGAGTTCAACGAGACGCTCCACGCGCTCGCCCAGCCGAACGACCCGCGCTTCGGCGATCAGTACGCGCCACAGCTCGTCAACGCGCCCGCCGCGTGGGACACCACGCTCGGCAGCGAGGAGGTCACCATCGCCGTCATCGACCAGGGTGTGAAGTACGACCACCCGGACCTGGCGGGCCAGTTCGGCTCGAACAAGGGCTCCGACTTCGTCGACGACGACGGCGACCCGTACCCGGACTCGATGTCGAACGAGTACCACGGCACCCACGTCGCCGGCATCGCCGCGGCGACCACCGACAACGGCGACGGCATCGCCGGGATGTCGAACGCCAGCATCCTCTCGGGTCGTGCGCTCTCCGAGCAGGGCAGCGGCTCGACCAGCGACATCGCGGACGCCGTGCAGTGGGCGGCCGACCAGGGCGCGGACATCGTGAACATGAGCCTCGGGGGCGGCGGCTACACCGACACGATGAAGAACGCCGTCAGCTACGCGGCGGACAACGGCGTCACCATCGTCTGTGCGTCCGGGAACGACTCCACGGGCACGATCTCCTACCCGGCGGCGTACGACGAGTGTATCGCCGTCGGCGCTATCGACGAGAACGAGAACCTCGCGAGCTTCTCGAACTACGGCGAGAAGCAGGAGGTCGTCGCACCGGGCGTGAACATCCTCTCGACCTGGACGGACTCGCCGTACAACAGCATCTCCGGCACGTCGATGGCGTGCCCGGCGGCGGCCGGCGTCGCCGCGCTCGGGCTCGCGGCGAACCCGGGCTGGTCGAACACCGAGCTCCGCAACCAGCTGAAGAACACGGCCGTCGACATCGGCCTCCCCGAAGAGGAGCAGGGTTCGGGCCGCGTCGACGCGGCGAACCTCGTCGGCAGCACCGACGACCCGGACCCACCGGAGAACGAGGCCCCGACGGTGTCCATCGACGCCTCCTCGGCGACCGTCGAGGTCGGCCAGGAGGTCACCTTCGACGGCTCCGGCTCCAGCGACCCCGACGGCTCCATCAGCGCCTACGAGTGGAGCTTCGGCGACGGTACGACGGCGACGGGCCAGACCGTCACGCACGCCTACAGCGAGGCGGGCGACTACAGCGCCAGCCTGACCGTCACCGACGACGACGGCGCGAGCACGACCGACTCCGTCGCCATCACCGTCGAGTCGGGCGACGGCGGCAGCTGCGGTGACGAGTCCTCGACTGGCTCGGCGGACGGCTACCTGTACGGCTACTACGACTCGGACGACTACACGTGGACGAACGATCTGCAGAACCCGTGCCAGGTCACCGTCTCGCTGTCGGGCGGGGACTGGTCCGACTTCGACCTGTACGTGACGACGGACGGGCGGACGCCCAGCACGTACGACTACGACCGACGCTCCATCACCCCGGACAGCCAGGAGCAGATCACGCTCGACGACGTCGGTGCGGGCCAGCAGATCGGCATCCTCGTCGACTCCTACTCCGGCTCGGGCAGCTACACGGTCAGCGTCGAGGAGCTCGGCCAGTAG
- a CDS encoding adenylate kinase encodes MSSPHILILGAPGAGKGTQSANIVDEFGVEHVTTGDALRSNKEMDISDMDFEYDTPGEYMDAGDLVPDAVVNAIVEEALSSADGYVLDGYPRNLEQAEELADMTELDLVLYLDVDRSELVDRLTGRRVCEDCGANFHVKYSQPAEEGVCDECGGELVQREDDTAEAAENRLDVFEENTLPVVEYYEGTDEFVAVDGEQAPDEVWADVKAAIEAVTE; translated from the coding sequence ATGAGCAGTCCGCACATCCTCATCCTCGGTGCACCGGGCGCAGGCAAGGGAACCCAGTCCGCGAACATCGTCGACGAGTTCGGCGTCGAGCACGTCACCACCGGCGACGCGCTCCGCTCGAACAAGGAGATGGACATCTCGGACATGGACTTCGAGTACGACACGCCGGGTGAGTACATGGACGCCGGCGACCTCGTCCCCGACGCCGTCGTCAACGCCATCGTCGAGGAGGCGCTGTCCTCGGCCGACGGCTACGTCCTCGACGGCTACCCGCGCAACCTCGAGCAGGCCGAGGAGCTCGCCGACATGACCGAGCTCGACCTCGTCCTCTACCTCGACGTCGACCGCTCCGAGCTCGTGGACCGGCTGACCGGCCGCCGCGTCTGCGAGGACTGCGGCGCGAACTTCCACGTCAAGTACAGCCAGCCCGCGGAGGAGGGCGTCTGCGACGAGTGTGGCGGGGAGCTCGTCCAGCGCGAGGACGACACCGCCGAGGCCGCCGAGAACCGCCTCGACGTGTTCGAGGAGAACACGCTCCCGGTCGTCGAGTACTACGAGGGCACCGACGAGTTCGTCGCCGTCGACGGCGAGCAGGCCCCCGACGAGGTCTGGGCCGACGTGAAGGCCGCCATCGAGGCTGTCACAGAGTAA
- a CDS encoding DUF106 domain-containing protein → MAWTAEQIQDFLSDNPGTSEALQVVMDASNDGDDEVEWKDVKDEDGMDSGRWGRLIQSEILREQEDGFVVVDPDAVTDALDDDITVASDPVEVDSEGSSWTQRDKLAAVVSVGMMAGYYFNPVRNAVGGTINVIFEPLNAVLPFYAVILAIALLTGLYSTLLQANMVDRSKVKQIQQKMQNITEREQAAKEAGDDEALDRIQDEKMDALGDQGEMMKENFRPMAWIMLLTIPAFLWMYWMILDGHLVAAERSMVLPIFGERNWMEGAVGPMPAWIVWYFLCSMGFTQLIRKTLDLDATPT, encoded by the coding sequence ATGGCCTGGACGGCGGAACAGATACAGGATTTCCTCTCGGACAACCCCGGGACCTCGGAGGCGCTGCAGGTCGTCATGGACGCCTCCAACGACGGGGACGACGAGGTCGAGTGGAAGGACGTCAAGGACGAGGACGGAATGGACAGCGGCCGCTGGGGGCGACTCATCCAGAGCGAGATCCTGCGCGAGCAGGAGGACGGCTTCGTGGTCGTCGACCCCGACGCGGTCACGGACGCACTCGACGACGACATCACCGTCGCGAGCGACCCCGTGGAGGTCGACAGCGAGGGGTCGAGCTGGACCCAGCGCGACAAGCTCGCCGCGGTCGTCTCCGTCGGGATGATGGCCGGCTACTACTTCAACCCCGTCAGGAACGCCGTCGGCGGGACCATCAACGTCATCTTCGAGCCGCTGAACGCGGTGCTCCCGTTCTACGCGGTCATCCTCGCCATCGCCCTCCTCACCGGGCTCTACTCGACGCTGCTGCAGGCGAACATGGTCGACCGGAGCAAGGTCAAGCAGATCCAGCAGAAGATGCAGAACATCACCGAGCGCGAGCAGGCCGCCAAGGAGGCCGGCGACGACGAGGCGCTCGACAGGATCCAGGACGAGAAGATGGACGCACTCGGCGACCAGGGCGAGATGATGAAGGAGAACTTCCGCCCGATGGCGTGGATCATGCTGCTCACCATCCCGGCGTTCCTCTGGATGTACTGGATGATCCTCGACGGCCACCTCGTCGCCGCCGAGCGGAGCATGGTGCTGCCCATCTTCGGCGAGCGCAACTGGATGGAGGGCGCTGTCGGCCCGATGCCCGCGTGGATCGTCTGGTACTTCCTCTGCTCGATGGGGTTCACCCAGCTCATCCGGAAGACGCTCGACCTCGACGCGACGCCGACGTAG
- the cmk gene encoding (d)CMP kinase — protein MLLTVSGPPGSGKSTTAAGLADAFDLDHVSGGDIFRELADERGYTPLEFNKLAEEDEGIDRDLDRRLREIAEERDDLVLESRLAGWLAAEQADFRFWLDAPLAVRGERIADREDKDPQLAREETAARESSEAQRYHEYYGIDIGDLSIYDLSVNTARWNAEHVQHVLVEAVESYDPETDEGKAPVELDYEF, from the coding sequence ATGTTGCTCACCGTCTCCGGCCCGCCGGGCAGTGGCAAGAGCACCACTGCGGCCGGGCTGGCCGATGCGTTCGACCTCGACCACGTCTCCGGCGGCGACATCTTCCGCGAACTCGCCGACGAGCGTGGCTACACGCCGCTCGAGTTCAACAAGCTCGCCGAGGAGGACGAGGGGATCGACCGCGACCTCGACCGACGCCTCCGCGAGATCGCTGAAGAGCGCGACGACCTCGTGCTCGAATCACGTCTCGCCGGCTGGCTCGCCGCCGAACAGGCCGACTTCCGCTTCTGGCTCGACGCCCCCCTCGCGGTACGGGGCGAGCGTATCGCGGACCGAGAGGACAAAGACCCCCAACTCGCCCGCGAGGAGACCGCGGCGCGCGAGTCCAGCGAGGCCCAGCGCTACCACGAGTACTACGGCATCGACATCGGCGACCTCTCCATCTACGACCTGAGCGTCAACACCGCGCGCTGGAACGCAGAGCACGTCCAGCACGTCCTCGTCGAGGCCGTCGAGTCCTACGACCCCGAGACCGACGAGGGGAAGGCACCGGTCGAGCTCGACTACGAGTTCTGA
- a CDS encoding RNA-guided pseudouridylation complex pseudouridine synthase subunit Cbf5, translated as MSLRAPPDERSPAELLEFGVVNLDKPAGPSAHQFTGWCRDAVADALDRAGSDATVDEAAHSGTLDPKVTGCLPTLFGDATRLAQVFLEGAKEYVAVLELHGRAPGDVEAVAREFEAPLYQKPPRKSAVTRRLRVREVHDLDVLEVEERRALVRVRCESGTYIRKLCHDLGLALGTGAHMGHLRRTATDPFDDATLVSYHDLVDALAFWIEDGDEEPLREVVQPAERALTHLPRVEIAPSAAEQVANGAPVYAPGVIGVDGGAQGDLVACYLPGGTAVCLGTLVGDPDAESGTVVELERVLV; from the coding sequence ATGTCCCTGCGCGCACCGCCCGACGAGCGCTCGCCCGCCGAACTCCTCGAGTTCGGCGTCGTCAACCTCGACAAGCCCGCCGGCCCGTCGGCCCACCAGTTCACCGGCTGGTGCCGCGACGCCGTCGCCGACGCCCTCGATCGCGCCGGCAGCGACGCCACCGTCGACGAGGCCGCCCACTCCGGCACCCTCGACCCGAAGGTCACCGGCTGCCTCCCGACGCTGTTCGGCGACGCCACCCGGCTCGCACAGGTGTTCCTCGAGGGCGCGAAGGAGTACGTCGCCGTGCTGGAACTCCACGGCCGCGCCCCGGGCGACGTCGAGGCGGTCGCCCGCGAGTTCGAGGCACCCCTCTACCAGAAACCCCCGCGGAAGAGCGCGGTCACCCGCCGCCTCCGGGTCCGCGAGGTCCACGACCTCGACGTGCTGGAGGTCGAGGAGCGCCGCGCGCTCGTCCGGGTCCGCTGTGAGTCCGGCACCTACATCCGGAAGCTCTGCCACGACCTCGGACTCGCGCTCGGCACCGGCGCGCACATGGGCCACCTCCGTCGAACCGCCACCGACCCCTTCGACGACGCGACGCTCGTCAGCTACCACGACCTCGTCGACGCACTCGCGTTCTGGATCGAGGACGGCGACGAGGAACCCCTGCGCGAGGTCGTCCAGCCCGCCGAACGCGCGCTGACGCACCTCCCGCGCGTGGAGATCGCCCCCTCCGCCGCCGAGCAGGTCGCCAACGGCGCGCCCGTCTACGCCCCCGGCGTCATCGGCGTGGACGGCGGCGCGCAGGGCGACCTCGTGGCCTGCTACCTGCCCGGCGGTACCGCGGTGTGTCTCGGCACGCTCGTCGGTGACCCCGACGCCGAATCGGGGACTGTCGTCGAACTGGAGCGGGTGCTGGTGTAG
- a CDS encoding type IV pilin has product MMDIKSLFTEDDAVSPVIGVILMVAITVILAAVIGAFVLNIGGNQETAPQANLNGEYPSDYSDASSDTDRVIVAHNGGGSFDASQLSVNIGGNTADDLTTQTGPVNGTWGTSTTAGSDLVLGEDANGNSYTFESGDAVEITWTSSSGDNSQIIFESQIP; this is encoded by the coding sequence ATGATGGATATTAAGTCACTATTTACAGAAGACGACGCCGTGTCACCGGTTATCGGGGTTATCCTGATGGTCGCAATTACGGTTATCCTCGCGGCTGTGATTGGTGCGTTTGTCCTGAACATCGGCGGAAATCAGGAGACTGCACCTCAGGCGAACCTCAATGGTGAGTACCCGAGCGACTACTCGGACGCGAGTTCGGACACTGACCGTGTAATCGTGGCTCATAACGGCGGAGGTTCGTTCGACGCTTCGCAGCTGTCGGTCAACATCGGTGGCAATACCGCGGACGACCTGACTACCCAGACTGGCCCTGTGAATGGAACGTGGGGAACCAGCACTACGGCTGGATCCGATCTTGTACTCGGGGAAGACGCTAACGGTAACTCCTACACGTTCGAATCCGGAGACGCTGTGGAAATCACGTGGACCTCGTCGTCTGGTGATAACTCACAGATTATCTTCGAGTCGCAGATTCCGTAA
- a CDS encoding type IV pilin — protein MELKQLFTEDDAVSPVIGVILMVAITVILAAVIGAFVLNIGGNQETAPQNQFDFAYSSGGSDVVVSHGGGGSLDATKLSLSSNFGSNCELANSSATGLSAGEVVVDGDNSNGFSNEDPCTHGGSSGDTLEITWTSSSGDQSQIVADSTIP, from the coding sequence ATGGAACTGAAACAGCTCTTTACAGAAGACGACGCCGTGTCGCCGGTCATCGGGGTTATCCTGATGGTCGCGATCACGGTCATTCTCGCCGCAGTGATCGGGGCATTCGTCCTGAACATCGGCGGGAACCAGGAAACGGCACCGCAGAACCAGTTCGACTTCGCATACAGCAGCGGCGGATCTGATGTCGTCGTTTCGCACGGCGGCGGTGGAAGTCTGGACGCCACGAAGCTTTCGCTGTCGTCGAACTTCGGAAGCAACTGCGAGCTGGCGAACAGTTCGGCAACGGGACTCTCGGCAGGTGAAGTGGTTGTCGACGGCGACAACAGCAATGGCTTCTCCAACGAGGACCCGTGCACGCACGGAGGCAGCTCTGGAGACACACTCGAAATCACGTGGACTTCGTCCTCCGGAGATCAGTCTCAGATCGTCGCTGACTCCACGATTCCGTAA
- a CDS encoding ZIP family metal transporter: MSLVGNLVVVFLAGLATALATGLGALPFFLVDDVSDRWNVALWGVASGIMVSASLFGLMNEGLAASDGFPTILLAGVVVGVLLVIVADDVLDRVDVGKYADDDPERATDGGAVDGIHEHEEGHHDHADDEHDHDGGGHDHGHAELVHPDIVAEGDLKKLVLVLGVLTVHSFPEGVAVGVSFADMGLAGGIGMLGLTVPVLAIMMTVAISIHNIPEGLAISIPLRAMGVGRWRMVGAAVFSSLPQPIGAVIAFAFVRSAREFLPFGFGFAAGAMVFLVLTEFIPEALEAGEGLESKGYPELTAGLLGGFGVMVPLLFV; this comes from the coding sequence ATGAGCCTCGTGGGCAATCTCGTCGTCGTCTTCCTGGCCGGGCTGGCCACCGCGCTCGCCACGGGTCTGGGTGCGTTGCCGTTCTTCCTCGTCGACGACGTGAGCGACCGGTGGAACGTCGCGCTGTGGGGGGTCGCCTCGGGAATCATGGTCTCGGCGTCGCTGTTCGGGCTGATGAACGAGGGGCTCGCTGCGAGCGATGGCTTCCCGACCATCCTGCTCGCGGGTGTCGTCGTCGGGGTGCTGCTGGTCATCGTCGCCGACGACGTGCTCGACCGGGTCGACGTGGGGAAGTACGCGGACGACGACCCGGAGCGGGCGACCGACGGCGGGGCCGTGGACGGCATCCACGAGCACGAGGAGGGGCACCACGACCACGCCGACGACGAGCACGACCACGATGGCGGCGGGCACGATCACGGGCACGCCGAGCTGGTCCACCCGGACATCGTCGCGGAGGGCGACCTGAAGAAGCTCGTGCTCGTGCTCGGTGTGCTCACCGTCCACTCGTTCCCGGAGGGCGTCGCCGTCGGCGTCTCCTTCGCGGACATGGGACTGGCGGGCGGTATCGGCATGCTCGGGCTCACCGTGCCGGTGCTGGCGATCATGATGACCGTCGCCATCTCCATCCACAACATCCCGGAGGGGCTGGCCATCTCCATCCCGCTGCGGGCGATGGGTGTCGGGCGCTGGCGGATGGTCGGTGCGGCGGTGTTCTCCAGCCTGCCCCAGCCCATCGGTGCGGTCATCGCGTTCGCGTTCGTCCGGAGCGCCCGCGAGTTCCTCCCGTTCGGCTTCGGGTTCGCAGCGGGGGCGATGGTGTTCCTCGTGCTGACCGAGTTCATCCCGGAGGCACTGGAGGCGGGCGAGGGGCTGGAGTCGAAGGGCTATCCCGAACTCACTGCCGGGTTGCTCGGCGGCTTCGGCGTGATGGTCCCGCTGTTGTTCGTGTGA
- a CDS encoding DUF4097 family beta strand repeat-containing protein, whose protein sequence is MRRRTVLSAASIALPTALAGCSLLDGGTEVTETVDSQVDVADGTPVSVVGQNGSIHVTTTDAEAVEVEAVKRTRGGRDALDEVEVQLDESGGRLRIQAVYPENRDLLSRPVVVDFEVAVPAGVPVDRLATGNGAVTANGVAGDATLASSNGSVTAEDVDGYVSLRTTNGSIDATGVSGPDRAVTTNGAVDVELRALRGDVPVETTNGDVTVRTATDLAATFELETSVGDVSVDGLSLDRSTDGSDRVVGDLNGGGDRVTAETTNGDVTLRTL, encoded by the coding sequence ATGCGCCGCAGAACGGTCCTCTCGGCTGCCAGCATCGCCCTCCCCACCGCCCTCGCGGGCTGTAGCCTCCTCGACGGCGGGACGGAGGTGACCGAGACGGTCGACAGCCAGGTCGACGTCGCCGACGGGACGCCGGTCTCCGTCGTTGGCCAGAACGGCTCGATCCACGTGACGACGACGGACGCCGAGGCGGTCGAGGTCGAGGCGGTCAAACGCACCCGCGGTGGACGGGACGCGCTGGACGAGGTCGAGGTCCAACTCGACGAGTCCGGCGGTCGGCTCCGGATCCAGGCGGTGTACCCGGAGAACCGGGACCTACTCTCGCGGCCCGTCGTCGTGGACTTCGAGGTCGCGGTTCCGGCCGGCGTTCCCGTCGACCGTCTGGCGACGGGGAACGGTGCAGTGACGGCGAACGGCGTTGCCGGCGACGCCACCCTCGCCAGTTCGAACGGGTCGGTCACGGCCGAGGACGTCGACGGCTACGTGAGCCTGCGGACGACCAACGGGAGCATCGACGCCACCGGTGTCTCGGGACCCGACCGCGCGGTCACCACGAACGGAGCGGTCGACGTCGAGCTCCGGGCGCTCCGCGGCGACGTGCCCGTCGAGACGACGAACGGCGACGTGACAGTCCGCACCGCCACGGACCTCGCGGCGACGTTCGAACTCGAGACCAGCGTCGGCGACGTGTCGGTCGATGGGCTGTCGCTCGACCGCTCGACCGACGGCTCGGACCGGGTCGTCGGCGACCTGAACGGCGGCGGCGACCGCGTCACTGCCGAGACGACGAACGGTGACGTGACGCTCCGGACGCTCTGA
- a CDS encoding SHOCT domain-containing protein produces MGRSFSGTVLQLLVWAFVLLVILGVVTTVVGLVLGVLSTVFTAVVVLGLVVLFGAIAVGLLSLFVGGDGEDEGGASDWFEADASVEATADTRVEDTASEAARLRERYVAGEIDEVEFERRLDLLLDDPEAERQFDEGDDRERKLDW; encoded by the coding sequence ATGGGACGCTCGTTCAGCGGTACGGTCCTCCAACTCCTCGTCTGGGCGTTCGTGCTGCTGGTCATCCTCGGCGTCGTCACCACCGTCGTCGGGCTGGTCCTTGGCGTCCTCAGTACGGTGTTCACCGCGGTCGTCGTGCTGGGGCTGGTCGTTCTGTTCGGCGCAATCGCCGTCGGGCTCCTGTCGCTGTTCGTCGGGGGCGACGGCGAGGACGAAGGGGGCGCGTCGGACTGGTTCGAGGCGGACGCGTCGGTCGAGGCCACCGCCGACACCAGGGTCGAGGACACAGCCAGCGAGGCGGCTCGGCTCCGCGAGCGGTACGTCGCCGGCGAGATAGACGAAGTGGAGTTCGAACGACGGCTCGACCTGCTGCTCGACGACCCCGAGGCTGAACGCCAGTTCGACGAGGGTGACGACCGGGAACGGAAGCTGGACTGGTGA